In Chaetodon trifascialis isolate fChaTrf1 chromosome 8, fChaTrf1.hap1, whole genome shotgun sequence, the DNA window gtgattggctgtggcttGGACTTTCTCGTATCTTTACCCACTGTAGGATTATCTTTGATATCGCCAAACACTGGGTCAGTTGCAATCCTCACTTGTCTTTCCAAAAAGTCTACCAAATCTTTAAAAGTTGCtctctgttcatgtttttccttGTAATCACAGGCCACAGTTCTCCATTTATCCCTCAACCGGTAAGGCAATGTCTTTATGATGACCAGCAGACTAGCAGACATGTTAAGCTCGTGCATATAGTTCACATCCTCCATGGCATTGCAACACCCTCTTGGAAAAAGGGTGTATGCTTGCAGCGCTTTAGTGTCGTCTGATTTTATTGACGACCATGAAAGAGCCTTTTCCAGATAGGCTGTAGCGATTTTATATTCATTACCAAAATCCTCCTGTAGTAAAGTCTTAGCTTTACTGAACCCTCGGTCTGACGCCATATGCAGGCAACTCCTTACTAGTTCCCTTGGTTGACCACTTGTATATTGTTCAAGGTAATAAAGACAGTCTCTGGGATTTTGGTTCCTGCTCTCAATCATGTGCTCAAATGATTTGATAAACGTTTGATACTGAAGTGGGTCACCATCAAAAACTTGTATCTCCCTCTTTGGCAGGGAAGAGAGAGATTGTTGTCTAATTAATAACGCAGTGAGCTCAGTTTGTTTTCCATGACTGATAACATGTTGTTCTGTTCAATGTTGCTTGAGGCAGGTGATGTCATATGTGCATATTCACCCTGGATTTTAGCACTTGCCATGACTGCCCTGGGAGCAGTAATAGGTGCTGGAATTGGAGTTACAGTTGCATCTACAGGCATTAGTTTTGATGTTTGTGAATTGGTAACACTACGTTTTGATCCAATTGGTCCAGATGTATTAACAGCTTGtacagttttattgtcctgcTGTCCTTTTTAAAAATAAGACTCCATGCCATCTGATATTTTAGATATGTTGCTTTGGACTGTTGAATGCTTAGAGGCTCCaagtattttcattttggcCATAGAAGCAGCAAGGTCTGCTTCCAGCTCTAGTTGTTCCTTTTCCTCCTTagcttctcctccttttcctccaaagcatgtttattttgaagcattttTTGTCGCACAACAAAAGCCGCCACTTCAGCTTCTGCTTTTATATGTGCAGAGGCTGTACTTGAAGCTCTAGATAACCTTGAACCAGAAGAACTTCCTTTGCTTCTAACATTTGACACACTGCCACTTGGTTGTATTTCATCCTGTATGTCAGATGATTTGATGTTTATCTGTGAGGGGGGAATAATAGGTTCAGcctcattttgggaaatttgctcCTTTAATCCGACAGGTGCCTCCTCCTGTGTATGGGGAGAAATCTCGGTATCAACAGCAGCCATTGGTCTGCGGTCACAGGTGATCTTGTCACATAGGGCCTCCCAGTTTCAGAGAGCCATTGTTTCACATCCTCAGTGAAATCTGTATTGTGTTTTGTTACACGTTTAAACCAGTCAGACTGagtttccttttccttttcacactgtaaaaaaagaTTAGTTCACCCAACgtaactatgtcaagtcatcttgttgctttgactgagttaatttgagtcaacttatagtgtcaagttttttacactttaaaaCATGAGTTGATGCAACATACaatctgttgactcaacttcctgtatcaagtaagttgaacttaaaaatattatttgagataactttaagagatgttggttgaatttatcttatcaagttcctacaactgtgaatcaagttggctcaacatggaatacataattgatacaacttgtgatttgttgactcaactttctgcatcaagtaatgtggactggaaaacattacttaagagaactaaaaaagatattggttgaacttattttatcaagttagggcaacattattttttctcatgctctattgccaagttacttgagtttacagaaattgctagatttccaaattttaagtaaaataatatctacaaagaatctacatgagaattagacaaatgCAATATTAACACatgaaaaaatagctgaaaagaCAATacaataaggacctttatttaaacCAACAAGACCAACTTCaaccagccttgcttcaaaataagtgtcaatggatgtcgagacatcaaaaaagaccttccttgggacatgttaaaaaaatagcccttacatcctctaacacacttttgcttgggactacaaactgaaattacactgtcccacacatgaataataatacactgtaaaaaaaatgtctgtgaaatTAACATTAATATGCTGTAAAATCgtgacataaaaaaaactgtaacaagaaaaacaatgaatcaatgtataatttaaaacaatatattgtgaaaaacagaacaattaATAATTGTTGATTTTACAGTTAGTATATGTTACAAGGATGATATTTCCTTGTAGAATTTATATGTTGCTTTAttataaacataaaaaaaaatgtaatacttGAACCAACACAATACAGTTAAAATTGCAATACAGCTTGGTTTATAGAACTGAAATAAACTGTATAACATTTTACAAATTAATATGTTGTGATTTCCAGATAAATACTGTAACTATGATATCATGGATTAGTTGAGAATCAatataaacatgtttaaaactgAGACAGCATTGGCTAGAAGAACTCTTTTTGAAACTATAATCTAGATTGACAGCTCTttatgtaaaagaaaaaagaaaaaagctctcCGTGTGTTTCTTTAATCAgttcacaattttttttatttttattttttttattttagattatGTCTCAGTGGTTAAATACGCAGCCTGCTAGTCGAGCACATAGGGAAAAAATTACGGGAAGACACAATCGCCGCGTTGGAATTTAAAACTGCAGGGACCAATCACAGAACAGCACCGTTTGTGTACTCTTCTGTCATTGGACGCTACGTTATTGCGGGAGCACTTGGCACGGAGCAGACACACCTGGAATTGTGGGAACAGACTGGAACAGACTGGAACAGACGCAAGGAGAGTGAGGAGTAGCAACGTGGAGCGAGAGCAGGAGATGAAGAGTCGGAGCAGTGATGACGAGGAGCGGGAGCAGGAGGCAAAGAGGAGCAGTTGGGGAAAGAAAGGGAGCAGTTGGGGAGAAGAGAAGTCGAAGCAGTGTCGAGAAGCGGGAGCAGGAGGCAAAGAGGAGCAGTCGGGGAGACGAGGAGTCGAAGCAGGGACGTGAAAAACGACGAGGAGACAAGTGGGAACAGGGACGTTGAGGGGGCAGTAACAAGCTAGCAGCGGTAAGCTAACAGACTTGAACTTGTGCAGCGACACGATTAGCTAGCTTACACGTGCTTTCAATATTTCTTAAAATGATTACATGTCATTTTTGTAGCAAAACACTGCTAACATTGAGAGGCTATGTTCTGCTTTGCTGCGTTCATAGAAATGAACCACGTTGTGTTTTCCAGTGTGTTGGCGTCGACTGCAAGAGGTCATTTTGCACATATGCCGCTTTTAAAGCTCATTTCTACCGTCTACACAATGTGCCCGAACCCCCTCATAGTAGAGCCGTTGTTACAGATTTAAAATGCGCCATTTCGCTGTGCTCGTGCCATTTTCATACAGCAAAAGAACTCATACATCATCTGAAAGAGCATGTAGTTGAGGGAAGAGCTGTATCATGTCCTGTAGTTGGTTGTAAAAACATGTTCACTAAAAAATCGTCCTTCACTGCTCATATGTCACGCAAACATAGAGAATGTTCTGTGGAAAACATAAGTGATATGTACAGGGAAACAGTGTCTCAGTCTCCTAGCACTGTAACGTTATGTAAGGATGCTTCCCAGATCTCAGTAGATCCACCAACCAGTGAAAACTGTGAAATCCCACAGAATTTCAATGAGACCTTTCTCAGGAATATTTGTTTATTCTATCTAAAACTGCAAGGGCAGCTCCTTCTCCCTGCTTCAACAATACAGACTATTGTTGAGGAGATGCAAAACGTGCATGAGTTAGGACAGGATTTCACGATAAGTAAACTTTGTTCACTTTTAAAAGATGACATGAGTCTAACAGATGATGCCATCACCAAAATCTGTGATTGTGTTAGAGATTCAGATCTATTCTCTGCCTGCCACCAGGGGCCACTCAGAACAACATATTCAAGAGCTCAGACATTCAAAAATATGTTCAAGTACTTTGAGCCCAAAAAACTAACATTAGGGattgatgaaaacatgacacagcGATATGCTTACTACATTCCGGTGAAGCAAACATTGAACACCTTATTAGAATCTGAGTTGTGGAAGAATACAGTGTCCCAACAGAGTAAAGAAACAGACTCACAGGAGTTTAGTGACATACATGATGGACAAACCTATGAGTCAAACAAGTTCTTCAATGAAAATCCAGGTTGCTTAAAGATAATTTTGTACCAGGATGCTTTTGAAATCACCAATCCTCTTGGCTCTGctaagaaaaaacacaaagtccTAGCTGTCTATCTTTCTGTGGCAAATTTGCCTGCTTATGTGCGGTCAAATACTGATCACATGTctcttgtgttgttgtgtggAGAGAAGGACCTAAAACAGTTTGGATGTGCTAAACTTTTCTCAAAGATGTTGGAGGACTTAAAAGATTTGGAGGAGAATGGAATCTCTGTGGACTATAAAACCATTAAAGCGGCACTGTATTGCATTGCAGGTGATAATCTTGGGTCACACAGCATTGGCGGGTTTACAGAGAACTTTAGTCGCTCAAAGTATTTTTGCAGATACTGCGAAATCACACGAACTGAGTTTGAAAATAATGATCCCAATATCTGTGGTCCACAGCGCACACCTGAAGCTTACGACTCAGCTGTCAATGACATTGCATCTGGAGACGGGGAGGACGACAAAGGCATAAAGGTAAACTCTGTGTTCAATGCTTTGAAAGCTTTTCATGTTTGGCAGCCTGGTCTCCCACTGTGTTTAGGTCACGACATATTTGAGGGTGTGTTATCCTATGATGTAGCACTGTACTTGAAATATTTCATCAAGAAAAAGAAGTGGTTTACATATATACTTCTGAATCGGCGAATCACTCAGTTCAAGTACAAAGGGTCTGATGCACTCACAAAACCATGTACTGTCAATGAGGGGTCCAAGCTTTCTGGCCAAGCCATCCAGAACTGGAACTTTTTGAGGTTGCTGCCTGTTTTAATTGGTGACAAAGTGCAAAGCCCTGAAGATGAGGTGTGGCAGTTAACTCTCCAGCTTAAAGATATAGTTGATCTGATATGTGCACAAAGGATTTCTGTGTCACAGGTAGCATATCTTGACATCATAATCCAGGAATATTTGGAATCAAGGAAGTGATTTCGTCTCCGCCAGATTTCgcctctgctttttgcagatgatgttgtcttgttggctccctcgagccaggaccttcagcatgcactggggcggttcgcagccgagtgtgaagcagctgggatgagagtcagcacctccaagtccagggccatggttctcgaccggaaaaaggtggcttgctcccttcaggttgggggagagttcctgcctcaagtggaggagtttaagtatcttgggatcctgttcatgagtgagggaaggatggagcgtgagattgacaggcggatcggtgcagcggctgcagtaatgcggtctgctgtaccggtctgtggtggtgaagaaggagctgagccgaaaggcgaagctctcaatttaccggtcaatctacgttcctaccctcacctatggtcatgaattttgggtcatgaccgaaagaacgaggtcccggatacaagcggctaaaatgagtttcctcctcacgctggcggggcgctcccttagagataggatgaggagctctgtcacccgggaggagctcagagtagagtcgctgctcctccacatcgagaggagtcagctgaggtggctcaggcatctttatcggatgccccctggacgcctccctagggaggtgttccaggcatgtcccaccgggaggagaccccggggaagacccaggacacgctggggtgactatgtcacttggctggcctgggaacgcctcgggatccccccggaagagctgggggaagtgtctggggagagggagcTCCCCCCagcaacccggccccggataagagggatggatggatggatggatggatggatggatggaagtgtTTGTTCCCGGAGTGTACATTGAAACCAAAGCATCATTATTTGCGACACTATCCGGCACTAATTTTGAAGTTTGGCCCCCTGATACGACTGTGGACAATGCGATTTGAAAGTAAACACAGCTACTTTAAGAGATGTGCCAGGCATCTGAAAAActtttatattaataataatatttgcCTTACTGGGGCCAGGAAGCAGTCAACCTCTGCATGTCAAAGACAGCTGTACATTTTACGTCAACCTTTACAGTGAGACAATTAAACAAGCAGTGAGTGAGTTTGGCTTCTCAGAAAACAACACTAGTGTTTccacagacatacagtacaaaggAACAATGTATAAAAACGGGCATTTCCTTGTGTCAAAAAATGATGAGACTGTGGAGTTTGGAGAGCTTctcattattttaattaaaaatgatgcGGAGGTGTATTTCGTGATGGATATACATAAAGCTGACTATCATCCTGAGTACCATCTCTACTACGTGAAAAAAGACTGTGTGAAGTTACAATGTCTTGAAATCAGTGATTTGGTAGATTGTTATCCTTTAACATCCTACATTGTTAATGGGCACCAAGTGATTCCACTGAAGCACAGCATCTTCTCCAGATAAACATGATTTGGGGCACTTGTggggagaaaacacaaaaacatttcatattgCATGTTATTTTTCTCCTTGTACCAGAAATGACAGACTTGGAGACAACATTTTTGCGGAGTGCCATCAATGAGGTCTTACCTGACCTAGCTGAGGTAtcaaaagacattttggaggAGACCTTGCAGTCCCTTGGCATCGAGACGAGTGACAATTTCAAGTTTCTCGAGGAAAGTGTTTTGTTGACGGCTTTGAGGCTAGAAAGGTGCTTGCTGCTTGGAAGTTGAGATGTAAGTATTCCAACATTGGATGCAGTTAGTACccatagaaaaacaaaaacattctcataatgtgtctgtgtgtgtctctctctctctctgtctgtgtgtgtctttctgcagGCCAAACTGCTGAAAGTAGCAGTGGATCTAGTCCCTCACCAGCACCTCCACCATCCCTGGAGTCTGCCTCACCCAGAAGTTCATCTTCAGACTCAGCTGCCAAAGCCCTGGTGTTGACTGGGTGGATACATACCAGGTTCCATGGGACAAGTTCCCAGAAGAGCTAATTCAGACTCTAGAGAGGGGAGAACGACCGAGCCCTCGTCTAAGAAGGGAGATGGTCCGCATCGTTGTTTCTGATATGATGCGACAAAGTGCTTCAGTGAGTAAGAGAAACTCAACAGATATTGCCAAAAAGATGGTGGCAAAGTATCCAAAATCTTTGCAAGACATTATAGAGGGGGATGTCATAGGCCCAGGTTACAACTCTCTTGTGAAGCAACTGCAAAATAGAGTAGAGAACGTGAAGAGATCTACAACACCAAAAATAAGAAAGATTCGCACAGAGGATTCTGACACAGATGAAGTCCCTCCCCAACAAAGAGCAGCGATCCAGGACACATATGGGTGCATCAAGTGGGATGTAAAATTCCTGCCCCTTGGAGAGACCCTGGAGAGCCAGCAAGAGAAGCAAGGCGGATGTCCTGGCAAACTAACACAGATCGGGAGGAGTTCAAACAATTACTGAAGGTAACATTCTACACACAACGTAAACAAGTCAACCAGgggaaaaatataaaagacCTCCTGGAAGGCTGGCCCTCTTGGTTCAGTGAACTTGGCATGGGGGTGCACTTCAAAGAGCTCACAGGAGTAGCACTTAAAGAAACTTTCATACAGAATGTGGACCTGAAGCAGAAGCGGCTCCTGAACTACATGAGTACAGTTTGTATGAGTAAGAACAAGAGGTTCTTGCAGGCTGCAACCAAGGTGAAAATGTTGAGAGGTGCTGAGCGGAGCGGCTGCTCTGAAGATGTGAAAGAAATGGTCCTGCTGCTGATGGCCTATTTTGACGAAAGGGAAGAGATGATGCTTTCTAATGTGGAGGACACCTGTCTGGCAGGGGAAGTCCAGACGGACAAGCTCCCCTTAACTCCTACCATTATTGTGTGTGGTAAGTTAactttttgttgctgtgtttcattttatgtctgaatgaattctgcttgtttttgttattgtgaaCAGTATAAATcctgtgggtgtgggtgtgtgagagagaatatACCTGTGTGAGTCTTTAAAGGTatacagaaattaaaaatgaatttgagCCCATTATGGGTCATAAGATTAGTGTAATAACTCACCTATCAGACGATATAGACCAAACTTTGAGCTAAATTCTATTTTCGAGTAAATCCAGGCTGAAAGTGtgatattttttttccacattggCTAGTGCAGGCGCACAGATTATACGCTGGGCTGTGCATGATTCATCAGCCAATGATATCAGACAGAgcagtctacacacacacacgccgagcTGGACAACATCCAATCAAATTCCTTCGAAACACTATATGTCCCGCCTCAAAGATTGAATATCCCACCCGCTCGATAATGGCCAATCAAATTCGTTTTCCTTACTTGTGTAAACTCGTGCTTCCACATGGTGAAACTCAGCGTGACAGACAGGACAAACAGCCATTTCTGTATACCTTTAAGTCTGTCTGTGCCCGGAAATGTTTCAGGAGCACAACTATTTGTTTCacttatgtttgtgtgtgatttcctTCCCTTTTTTAGGGCAATCCTGCTTTACTGCCACACAATGTGTGCTCAGTGTTGACAGAACCATTGTTCAGGAGAACATCCCCTCCTTTGTGTCATCATTGTGTATGATGTTTGGAAGCTACTACAGCTTTAATATCCATTATCCATCTGGACTGGCATCCACCCTGGAGTTCCTGCAGAGGTGTGTCATTTTGGATTGTTCAgccaacattttctttttattgaactgttgaactgttttattgttgttgttttggaagTTACTTTATCATTAATACatgtctctgttttcctcctgtttttccaAGATGCTTTTTCTCCATAAATCCTGAGAAGGGCACGAAAGTAGAGAAGACCAGCACCTCCCGTCTACACGTGAACCCCAGAGTCCTCACAAGTCCTTTCAGATCATGAGTGGCGGGACATGTGAATATGGACTCAAGTAAGTCTTAGTAGTAGTTTAATTTTTGGTCCCTAAGTCAATCAAACATAGATGCACCACAGTAAAGCtgtacatataaataaatgaaccaaaAAATGTTTAGGCTGAAGCTGTAGACAAGTCATTGTTTGTGGTGATGCCCCAGTCACAGATAAAAGTTTTCTTTAGGTGGCTTAGTCTTTTAACCCTCTGATACACCTTCAAAAAACTTACACTAACACACCTTTGCACATAAATGTGCGCTTGAAAACTAAAGCTATAAAAAAATTATCATTTcgaaaaaaaaatgtaaatttattttgtaaagcaaCTTCTGCCCTAACCATACATATcaaatagtattttttttttttttttaaccctttaatTGCCAGGTTTTTGTCATGATGCACCTCAATTTTTTGGATTGATTTttttgaattattatttttataattatacattatatattattatctCCCTTTGCATGCTAATCAAAATAAAGCCGTTCAATATTcaaagtgtcaaaaaaaaatcaacactttcagtttatttttagttAATTTGAACTTATTCGTGCTGAGGAAGGTCCTGAGTtcactcattttaaagcagTGCAACGCGCACACAGtagacacgcgcacacacacacacatgcacacacacaaatattatcACCTCAGACCTTGTGTGGGGAGAGAGGGGGCAGCATATAGTGCCAGTACCCTTTATtgtaaaaaacatttatttgacccCTGTGCCATATATGGTCAATGACGTAAATCGCTCAAATCACAAACTTTGAGGCGTTAGGCCTTAAGTTAAACCAAGAAATAATAAATTGCATGGTATATGCCTTTTTTAGAGCAGGATCAAAAATAGTGGTTTGAATGGGTTTCAATGCACACATTTTTGTGTGAAGATGTGGGAGTGCTATACTTTTTGTTTACGTTGTTGACAAtgggttaaaaataaaaaatccacaGCCTGATGCAGTTCTAAGCTATTTGCACCAGAAATGGATGAGACACACATAAATGTGTCAAGGTGTAACAGAGGGTTAAGCTTTAACAATAAACGTTACagatgaaaatatttgaagttGTGTCAGAgtttgcgtttgtgtgtgtgcctatgagtctgtctgcctctgtttgtgaacctgtgtgtatctgtgggtctgtctgtgagtcagtgcatgtctgtgtgagtctgtgagtcTTAGTGTATTCATTAcatatttgtctgttttcttctgtttcccaAGATGCTTTTCTTCCATTAACACAGAGGGCACCGAAGTGGAGAAGAGCGGCAGTTCCTGTCTACACTTGAACCCCAGAGTCCTCACCCTGATTCAAGAAGGTTTCTTCATGTTGCTTAGTTCATTAAGCTTTTATTGTAAATGTTACAGATGAAAATATGTTATATGTTATAGTAGACATGTTATAGTTGTGACAGTCTGGTTGCACTTGAATTTTTTTATATTCAAGgcattatttcaaatgtttgtttgttttcctttgaggAAAAATGGAAAGGAACACTTAATTCCTTAGTTTGAAGTTGagacaaacaaaatacacacaactgttgaaaagtgaaaatatttttgcATAACTCTTTGAAGTAATAAAATCCTGAAATGACGAGTTGGTATTGTActtgatttttaaaaaggtcTAATTGCTGCATACCATGGGGTATAGTTCTCTACACATTTAGTGGTCAATCAGTGGTCAAAAGGTTTTCTTTAGGTGGCTTAGTTCTTTAAGTTTTAACAGTAAACATTACAGATGAAAATCTTTGTTTGAAGTTGTGTCAGAgtttgcgtttgtgtgtgtgcctgtgagtCTCCGTGTGTCTGTGAGTCTTAATTCAGTTATATTATGTAGATGTTTATTTCACTACAAAACATTGCTTTTAATGTTACATACTATATTACATGAAACACAACCTTTTACTAAAATTAGCAGGAAAAAATCAGTAAAATTACTATCTTATAATGAGGCTTTTACTGTTTAATAATGCCTTGTGTCTGAAGTTTTTCAGTGAAATTTAATGAGATTAGATGTAAAATAAGCAACCACCACATGTAAATTGTACAGGAAAAAAATGGCTTTAATAAGGGCATGGTCATGCTAATTTGGCTGAAATGGCTGGGATGTTGAATTTACCAGTTCAgtgtgtcatttttaaaatgttatttcgTAAATGATAACAGTTTTCAGTTGTAAAATTTACAGTTGGTTCTGTAAATGTGGTTTACACTCTGCTGTATTTTttacagagtcctttctgagtgaatgttcagagttgctgcagtaaactgcaaagattcataaaaacaaacaaaaaaatgtatctgagaaacttgctcaaaatgttgaaaatgaaaacattcaaacattactgaaatgtccactctcttgacaatttctctataacatcacatcccttttggggtcgcaggggggccggagcctatcttggctgtcaataGGCGAGAGGCAggatacaccctggaccggtcgccagccgatcgcagggcacatacacacaccattcacactcacactcacacctaggggcaatttagagtcaccaatcaacctaatgagcatgtttttggtctgtgggaggaagccggagtgcccggagagaacccacgcatgcacgggaagaacatgcaaacttcacacagaaaggcccgacccgggattcgaacctgcgaccttcttgctgtgaggcacgtgcattacctgctgctccaccgtgcagcccagcaatagaaataagtcagaaaatgaaaacaaggtggacatataatggacaattagtgtgcgttggttcggcgTGGAGAAACACTTGCCACttcattgaggggcagttgccccaaacagcacagcctaaACTGAAGTGAAGAAATCctgtacagaagaaagaaagaaagaaagaaagaaagaaagaaagaaagaaagaaagaaagaaagaaagaacataTACCgccattatcagcacaaaacacaccaaGTTAagttattgtgtatgtgtatttttagatgtgcaaaatactgtgcatcaccACAAGTCTCTGAAACATtacacagttcacaatttaaagcttccagattttaatgtatcctaacatgaaataaacacgactttattataaagtggacacacttggccatgtcactcatttgaatggtaagtgattacattgtaaaaacagaagccacatggcacagcactgacaagacagcgagaaaagaaaagagcttctcatgagtgatgtgtgtaccgttacattttgtatccatggcgACGcgcagcggtggcagccatagacataatatacgtggatgcctcattacgtgctggagcgtaatcccATGGGTGGGTCTCCGTTAGCACCAGAGCCAAATGAAGTCAACGTAAAtagagcaactatgcccctattttatttatttatttatttattttatttagcttcccagctccagttgcaagcttaaaaGGGTAGTGcaagacgctggaatgacctggaattttaaagcttgcTTTTCCAGgcctaaaaaaaaagaaggaaaaaaatgtactgagcaggtatatatgggcgctttttatgtatgtatatgtatgtgttaaaatcagtgtatatcacaaacatcagcagtttcagtccaggctattgtggaatctttgtcatcttaaagctgtgaacagttgtttaaatttagacgtcaggccagaaggtgtgtgtgtttgtgtacgtgtgtgtgtttgaaagcagcagtggactgtgggccgacacacgatgagttggccaaaaagaaaaaaaacttcctcgttttgacagtttgttttggtgaagttttataccaacacaactgagtaaaataatacacatacacatgtcaacaggttatgtgagatgttatgagaaaatgtttttggtgTGTGAGTTGTGTatgcgcgcacgcgtgcatgtgcctgtgcctaactttacattaaatatactcagcgcacaaaaacaaaaatgaagaaattcattgaacaatcaaactgtttctttattaaaatataaaattaattaatttgtacatttattaatatgccatattgtgctctttaacaaagacaaagtatttcagcatgaaagcacgtgtttttaatgtgcgACAGTgtcct includes these proteins:
- the LOC139334593 gene encoding uncharacterized protein, with product MSWQTNTDREEFKQLLKVTFYTQRKQVNQGKNIKDLLEGWPSWFSELGMGVHFKELTGVALKETFIQNVDLKQKRLLNYMSTVCMSKNKRFLQAATKVKMLRGAERSGCSEDVKEMVLLLMAYFDEREEMMLSNVEDTCLAGEVQTDKLPLTPTIIVCGQSCFTATQCVLSVDRTIVQENIPSFVSSLCMMFGSYYSFNIHYPSGLASTLEFLQRCFFSINPEKGTKVEKTSTSRLHVNPRVLTSPFRS